From Weissella diestrammenae, a single genomic window includes:
- a CDS encoding MFS transporter has product MAVQNEQQNSGLEVSLSWRERIGVSAYGFGGNLLWTALTSYILFFYTDVIGVEAVAIGTMMLFVRILDGGADIVMGIIVDKTKSKYGKARPWIKWLAIPFGLSFMMLFAVPDLGPSGTFIYVTVTYVLVNLIYTAITIPATTLMALVTKNQYERALLNIIGTVVSTIASLLVLTVTLPMVKAFGNGKMGWLITFIIFGVIAIFLYFWTFFASTERVTEAKKSNENVPLKQGLKALFSNKYWVLITILLIMAFLNMGISGSVALYFTTYVMKNAEFIGVISIASRIPSVLVLAIACAPLVKRFGKRNVVMAGSGIAVIGRLVMLIDLTSPIVIIVASIILGIGGGMLGAGSYAFLSDTVEYGEWKSGVRTEGLVFSASSFGLKVGAGLATAIVGWCLAYFGYKSGTAVQSDRAIEGIKFLYIWVPMAFSVLQMVILYFYDLDKIYPQIMSDLDVRNAE; this is encoded by the coding sequence ATGGCAGTTCAAAACGAACAACAGAATAGCGGGCTCGAAGTCTCGTTGTCATGGCGAGAGCGAATTGGAGTTAGCGCGTACGGATTTGGCGGTAATTTGTTATGGACCGCGTTGACATCATATATTTTATTCTTTTACACTGATGTGATTGGCGTGGAAGCAGTTGCCATTGGAACGATGATGTTATTTGTCAGAATTCTTGATGGTGGTGCGGATATTGTGATGGGTATTATTGTTGATAAAACAAAATCAAAATATGGAAAAGCTCGGCCATGGATCAAGTGGTTGGCTATACCATTTGGGCTGAGTTTTATGATGTTGTTCGCTGTGCCTGACTTGGGGCCATCAGGAACGTTCATTTATGTGACGGTGACATACGTGTTAGTTAATTTAATTTACACAGCTATCACGATTCCTGCAACGACATTAATGGCCTTAGTGACCAAAAATCAATATGAACGTGCGTTGTTGAATATTATTGGGACAGTCGTGTCAACGATTGCCAGCTTGCTTGTGCTTACTGTTACATTACCAATGGTTAAGGCTTTTGGTAATGGAAAGATGGGATGGCTAATTACTTTCATTATCTTTGGTGTAATCGCAATCTTCTTATATTTCTGGACTTTTTTTGCAAGTACTGAACGGGTTACAGAGGCAAAGAAATCTAATGAAAATGTGCCTTTGAAACAAGGCTTGAAGGCACTGTTCTCTAATAAATATTGGGTGCTCATTACGATTCTTTTAATTATGGCTTTCTTAAATATGGGAATTAGTGGCAGTGTTGCCTTGTATTTCACAACATACGTCATGAAAAATGCAGAATTCATTGGTGTGATTTCAATTGCTTCACGTATCCCGAGTGTTCTGGTGCTTGCCATAGCTTGTGCGCCATTGGTTAAACGATTTGGTAAGCGAAATGTCGTCATGGCAGGATCTGGAATTGCTGTCATTGGAAGACTTGTGATGTTGATTGATTTGACAAGTCCAATTGTAATTATTGTTGCAAGTATTATTTTAGGTATTGGTGGTGGTATGTTGGGCGCAGGATCATATGCGTTCTTATCAGATACCGTTGAATATGGTGAGTGGAAATCAGGTGTCCGGACAGAGGGACTTGTATTTAGTGCATCTAGCTTTGGATTGAAGGTTGGTGCCGGTTTGGCTACAGCAATTGTAGGTTGGTGCCTTGCATACTTTGGTTATAAGAGTGGAACGGCGGTTCAATCAGACCGTGCAATTGAGGGAATTAAATTCTTATATATCTGGGTACCAATGGCGTTTAGTGTCTTGCAGATGGTTATTTTGTATTTCTACGATTTAGATAAAATTTATCCTCAAATTATGTCAGATTTAGATGTCCGTAATGCTGAATAA
- a CDS encoding zinc ribbon domain-containing protein, which produces MEKFCQSCAMPLTTDNRGTNQDGTLSNTYCHYCFQDGQFTQPDLSFEEMLVIGKKGLDANEMSAIKKFILKASYPMMLKKVSRFK; this is translated from the coding sequence ATGGAAAAATTCTGCCAAAGTTGTGCTATGCCTCTAACAACCGATAATCGAGGCACTAATCAAGATGGTACATTGAGTAATACTTACTGTCATTACTGCTTTCAAGACGGTCAATTTACTCAGCCTGATTTATCATTTGAAGAAATGCTGGTTATTGGAAAAAAGGGCCTTGACGCCAATGAAATGTCAGCGATCAAAAAATTCATTCTAAAAGCATCTTATCCAATGATGCTTAAAAAAGTTAGCCGTTTCAAATAA
- a CDS encoding TSUP family transporter, translated as MTTPLLLLLAYNPQHAMAIIGIIGFVLALPTMFQNYQLIDGHLIWRLLIGAVFGVPIGLLFLKFGNVVLLKKGIGLLLIFYGVINLMPKLVSDREIRLSSVFVGVVSGFLGGAINTHGAPIAIYGRLKNWSPEYLRTNLQTYFGIVGLVIIIGQGLSGLWDATVFWTLLRLIPGLMIVAVFAELTVKYVNPKQLTQYLLYFFIVIGGIMLF; from the coding sequence GTGACTACACCGTTATTGCTACTATTGGCATATAATCCACAACATGCGATGGCAATCATTGGTATTATTGGCTTTGTGTTGGCTTTGCCAACGATGTTTCAGAATTATCAATTAATTGATGGCCATTTAATTTGGCGCCTACTCATTGGTGCCGTTTTTGGTGTGCCGATAGGACTGTTGTTTTTGAAATTTGGAAATGTGGTGCTATTAAAAAAGGGGATAGGTCTGTTGCTCATTTTTTATGGGGTGATTAACCTGATGCCTAAATTAGTGTCTGATCGAGAAATCAGGCTATCAAGTGTATTTGTTGGTGTGGTTTCGGGCTTTTTGGGTGGTGCTATTAATACGCATGGTGCACCAATTGCAATATACGGCCGTTTGAAGAACTGGTCGCCTGAATATTTACGGACTAATTTACAAACGTACTTTGGTATTGTTGGTCTGGTGATTATTATTGGACAAGGTTTATCTGGATTATGGGATGCAACAGTTTTTTGGACTTTGTTACGTCTGATTCCGGGCTTAATGATTGTGGCGGTATTTGCTGAATTAACCGTCAAATATGTTAACCCCAAACAATTAACTCAGTATTTACTCTATTTTTTTATTGTTATTGGCGGGATAATGTTGTTTTAA
- a CDS encoding glycoside hydrolase family 43 protein, producing MAIKTYTNPIIKGFYPDPSICKRGNDYFLVNSSFGYTPGIPLFHSTDLVNWTQIGNCLENESAVDLTGSPSSGGIFAPTIRYHEGMFYVIVTNAATRENFFIRSSNPYEGWSVPILVPEWGGIDPSLFFDDDGKVYIQGTENFFTDEVSGIYQAQIDLENGNLLSERKLICAGTGGASPEGPHIYKLNGYYYLLLAEGGTEYAHMVTLFRSQDVNGPYMPYKDNPILSNRSIENTLQCIGHADLIVDQNNRPWIVCLGVRAQRGHSKYHHLGRETMLVPLKWDEEGWPTFINSRAVNTVMEGMLTNEQQEKNNSFNIDFTQTNMIPKNWVYLRNPVFENYSFTSRGLALNNATNSLSTDDSITFVGFRQTEFNTNLSINLAINQSATGDSESGLTVYMSKRFHYDLGIVKEQGDYYLIFRRTIGYLDTIIKKVPINSTDNIALKLISDSTDYKFGALINGNMIDMGIAESLFLAPEVTNTFTGVMYGLYATELQKLIPEQNLCDIQNVSYSEWT from the coding sequence ATGGCTATAAAAACGTATACGAATCCAATTATCAAAGGCTTTTACCCGGATCCAAGTATTTGTAAGCGAGGAAATGATTATTTTTTGGTTAATTCATCGTTTGGTTATACACCGGGAATTCCGTTGTTTCATAGCACTGATTTAGTTAATTGGACACAAATTGGTAATTGTTTGGAAAATGAAAGTGCAGTTGATTTGACGGGAAGTCCATCATCTGGTGGCATATTTGCGCCAACGATTCGTTATCATGAAGGTATGTTTTATGTGATTGTGACGAATGCAGCAACTAGAGAAAATTTCTTTATTCGTAGTTCGAATCCATATGAAGGTTGGTCAGTACCAATTCTTGTACCAGAATGGGGTGGTATCGACCCGTCACTATTTTTTGATGATGATGGCAAGGTCTATATTCAAGGTACCGAGAATTTCTTTACAGATGAGGTGTCAGGAATTTATCAGGCACAAATTGATTTAGAAAATGGTAATTTATTATCTGAAAGAAAATTAATTTGTGCAGGTACAGGGGGTGCTTCCCCTGAAGGACCACATATCTATAAGCTAAATGGATACTATTATCTTTTATTGGCTGAAGGTGGAACGGAATATGCACATATGGTGACATTATTCCGAAGTCAAGATGTGAATGGACCATACATGCCATATAAGGATAATCCAATTCTTTCGAACAGAAGTATCGAAAATACCCTTCAATGTATAGGCCATGCCGACCTAATTGTTGATCAAAATAATCGCCCTTGGATTGTATGTTTGGGTGTCCGGGCACAAAGAGGCCATTCAAAATATCATCATTTAGGCCGCGAAACGATGCTTGTGCCGTTAAAATGGGACGAAGAAGGGTGGCCGACATTTATTAATAGTCGAGCAGTTAATACCGTTATGGAAGGCATGCTGACGAATGAGCAACAAGAAAAAAATAACAGTTTTAATATTGATTTTACTCAGACAAATATGATACCTAAAAATTGGGTTTATCTGAGAAATCCAGTTTTTGAAAATTATTCATTCACTAGCCGGGGACTTGCCTTAAATAATGCGACAAATTCTTTATCAACAGATGATTCAATCACATTTGTAGGATTTAGACAGACTGAGTTTAATACGAATTTATCAATTAATCTAGCAATTAATCAATCAGCTACTGGCGATTCTGAATCTGGGCTCACCGTTTATATGTCAAAAAGGTTCCACTATGATTTAGGCATCGTTAAAGAGCAAGGTGACTATTATCTTATATTTAGGAGAACAATTGGGTATCTAGACACGATTATCAAAAAGGTGCCAATTAATAGCACAGACAATATCGCATTAAAATTAATTTCAGATTCAACGGATTATAAGTTTGGTGCGTTAATTAATGGGAATATGATTGATATGGGCATTGCAGAAAGTTTGTTCTTGGCGCCCGAGGTTACGAATACATTTACCGGCGTTATGTATGGCTTATATGCAACGGAGCTACAGAAATTAATTCCAGAGCAAAATCTATGTGATATTCAAAATGTTTCATACTCAGAATGGACTTAG